The genomic window TCACAGCGCAATATGCCTATAGAATGGAAAAGAATGGTGAACGAAGCCTTAAGGTCGCCGCTGTATGTTCGGCAATGGGGCATGGTGGTCCGATTTGAGGCGACCGCAATCGGCAGTTGACACGAGATGAAGCAACGTGCGTTCCATTTCTGGATGATTGTCGCAATCATCATTCCTTTCACTTTGGAGTATCGGTCGATATTGAGGAGCGCGGGTAAGAAAATACTTACCTTACAAGGGCCTGTTGTCTCATTCACACCTTGTTAACTCTTTTCCTTAAGCCGATGGAAACGCCCATTCGTTAGGTTGCAGTCATCCGATCAACGGCAACAGTTGGCGGACGTGCTGAACATCAACTGGAGTTAGGAGTAGCCATGACCAAGCTTTTTAGCCGTTTTCTGAAGGACGAATCCGGCGCGACCGCAATCGAATACGGCCTGATCGCAGCCCTCATTTCCGTAGCGCTCATTGCTGGCGCAACGACCCTCGGCGGCAAGATCGGCGACACGTTCAACGGCCTGAGCAACAAGATGAACACTGCCGTTACCGCGAGTGGCGGCTAAGTCGGGCATCGGCCGGATAATGCCGGCCGGATTTGCCTCGGCCGAACTACCGAGTGGGCTCACAGGCTGAAAGGCCGTGAGCCTTTTCGCATCATGTTATGATCGGGTATACGCATGATCGCAGCTGCAGTTTTCGTGATACTGCCACTCTGCCTTGCCATGGCGGCCTTCTCGGATCTGTTCACCATGACGATCCCGAACCGCATTTCCCTGATCCTCATCGTCTCCTTCTTCGTTCTCGCGCCGCTTTCAGGCTTTGACCTGCAGATGGT from Rhizobium sp. Pop5 includes these protein-coding regions:
- a CDS encoding Flp family type IVb pilin — protein: MTKLFSRFLKDESGATAIEYGLIAALISVALIAGATTLGGKIGDTFNGLSNKMNTAVTASGG